A genomic stretch from Thermonema lapsum includes:
- a CDS encoding NAD-dependent succinate-semialdehyde dehydrogenase: MIQSRNPYTAELLNSYEEEKAYRIEEKIQQAHAAFIEWRRRPLDERAALMQRVAALLRERKESLAQLMTQEMGKVRREALAEVEKCAWVCEYYATYAGLFLTEEMVHTDASRSYVRFAPLGVVLAVMPWNFPFWQVFRFAAPALMAGNTALLKHASNVPQCALAIEKLFLDAGCPAGVFQTLLIGSQAVEAVIRHDRVRAVTLTGSEAAGRKVAAIAGESLKKTVLELGGSDPFIVLPDVDIESVAAKAVQARMINNGQSCIAAKRFIIHADVYDDFTEAFIAHMHKLRFGNPEDEHTDYAAMARHDLRDELHEQVTRSIKAGAMCLLGGKPIQHAGACYEPTVLAGVVPGMPAFDEELFGPVAALIKASSTEEALALANRSSYGLGGSVWTADTLKGERLAQQLEVGCAFVNGIVKSDPRLPFGGVKHSGYGRELSIFGIREFVNIQTVWIA, from the coding sequence ATGATTCAATCGCGCAATCCATATACAGCGGAATTGCTGAATAGTTACGAAGAGGAAAAAGCCTATCGTATAGAAGAAAAAATACAACAAGCCCATGCCGCTTTCATCGAGTGGCGCCGGCGCCCCTTAGACGAGCGTGCCGCCTTAATGCAAAGGGTAGCTGCTTTATTGCGTGAGCGCAAAGAGTCGCTTGCCCAGCTGATGACGCAGGAAATGGGCAAAGTGCGGCGTGAAGCACTTGCCGAAGTGGAAAAATGTGCGTGGGTATGTGAATATTATGCCACTTATGCCGGCTTGTTTTTGACCGAAGAAATGGTGCATACCGATGCTTCGCGCAGCTATGTGCGTTTTGCCCCTTTGGGTGTGGTGCTGGCAGTGATGCCTTGGAACTTTCCCTTTTGGCAGGTCTTTCGCTTTGCAGCCCCTGCTTTGATGGCAGGCAATACGGCTTTGCTCAAGCATGCGTCTAATGTGCCACAGTGTGCACTGGCAATAGAAAAACTCTTTTTGGATGCTGGTTGCCCCGCAGGAGTCTTTCAAACCCTCCTCATAGGTTCGCAAGCGGTGGAAGCAGTCATCCGCCACGACCGCGTGCGGGCAGTAACGCTTACCGGCAGTGAAGCCGCAGGGCGTAAGGTGGCAGCCATCGCTGGCGAGTCCCTGAAAAAAACAGTGCTGGAGCTTGGGGGAAGCGACCCCTTCATTGTATTGCCCGATGTGGACATAGAATCCGTAGCAGCCAAGGCGGTACAGGCACGCATGATTAACAACGGGCAGTCTTGTATTGCCGCCAAGCGCTTCATCATTCATGCAGATGTTTACGATGACTTCACGGAGGCTTTTATTGCACATATGCACAAACTGCGTTTTGGTAATCCCGAAGATGAGCACACTGACTATGCTGCTATGGCACGACACGACCTGCGCGATGAACTGCACGAGCAAGTAACGCGCAGCATAAAGGCAGGAGCTATGTGTTTGTTGGGTGGCAAGCCCATACAACACGCTGGGGCTTGTTACGAACCTACCGTCTTAGCGGGAGTTGTGCCCGGTATGCCTGCTTTCGATGAAGAGTTGTTTGGACCGGTGGCGGCACTCATCAAAGCGTCTTCTACAGAAGAAGCACTTGCACTTGCCAACCGTTCATCTTACGGCTTGGGCGGCTCTGTTTGGACTGCCGACACACTGAAAGGAGAGCGGCTGGCGCAACAGCTGGAGGTGGGTTGCGCTTTTGTAAATGGCATCGTGAAGTCAGACCCGCGCCTTCCCTTTGGTGGTGTCAAGCATTCGGGCTATGGTAGAGAATTGTCTATTTTTGGCATCCGTGAATTTGTGAACATACAAACTGTATGGATAGCTTGA
- a CDS encoding bifunctional folylpolyglutamate synthase/dihydrofolate synthase — MDSLTQQPPFEHYEAAVAWLYRQLPLFEKQGAAAYKPGLERMEAMAALLGHPERRFRAIHIAGTNGKGSVAHLLANALHAAGYKVGLFTSPHIHRFTERIKVHGEELPAAFVLDFVNRYHHLVERFRPTFFEWTTLMAFEFFACRQVEVAVVEVGMGGRLDATNILMPDLGVITRIAFDHKQFLGDTLPQIAAEKAGIMKQGMQVVIGRRQTETTAVYLQKAKEQQAQLLWAEDEAVVTWGNLLPDGYRCAIIQEGSKSIELSTPLTADYQAANILTAWVAFKTWMQKQGRITEATSAFKQGARLTVFRLKGRWQRLKVNVLAFADVAHNQEGFEAVSKQIQALCLKHCRWVLGVAADKDLRALIACLPSVGVSYYCCAAASPRALSAAQLTASLKEAGLHAQAYNSVKEAFEAALRDCEEGEGVVVAGSHFVLAELPEELFE, encoded by the coding sequence ATGGATAGCTTGACGCAGCAACCACCTTTTGAACACTATGAGGCAGCAGTGGCTTGGCTCTACAGGCAACTGCCGCTTTTCGAAAAACAAGGGGCGGCTGCCTATAAACCGGGCTTGGAGCGTATGGAAGCGATGGCAGCGCTGCTTGGGCATCCCGAGCGCCGGTTTCGTGCCATTCACATCGCAGGCACCAATGGGAAAGGCAGTGTAGCGCATCTGTTAGCCAATGCTTTGCATGCTGCCGGTTACAAGGTAGGACTTTTCACCTCGCCTCACATTCACCGCTTTACTGAAAGAATTAAAGTCCATGGCGAAGAGTTGCCCGCTGCCTTCGTGCTCGATTTTGTGAATCGCTATCATCATTTGGTAGAGCGCTTTCGTCCCACTTTCTTTGAGTGGACAACCCTCATGGCTTTTGAGTTTTTTGCCTGCCGACAAGTGGAAGTGGCAGTTGTAGAGGTGGGCATGGGGGGAAGGCTGGATGCTACCAACATCTTGATGCCCGACTTGGGAGTAATTACGCGCATTGCCTTTGACCACAAGCAGTTTTTGGGCGATACCTTGCCACAAATAGCAGCCGAAAAGGCAGGCATCATGAAGCAAGGCATGCAGGTAGTTATAGGGCGTCGCCAAACTGAAACCACCGCTGTGTATCTGCAGAAAGCAAAAGAGCAGCAGGCGCAATTGCTGTGGGCAGAAGATGAGGCAGTTGTTACGTGGGGGAATCTCTTGCCAGATGGCTACCGCTGTGCTATTATTCAAGAAGGAAGCAAGAGCATAGAGCTAAGCACCCCGCTCACAGCAGATTATCAAGCCGCCAATATATTGACTGCATGGGTGGCTTTTAAGACATGGATGCAAAAGCAAGGGCGCATCACAGAGGCAACATCTGCCTTTAAGCAAGGGGCGCGTTTAACAGTATTTCGCCTAAAAGGGCGGTGGCAGCGCCTCAAGGTGAATGTGCTTGCTTTTGCAGATGTCGCACACAATCAAGAAGGTTTTGAGGCTGTAAGCAAGCAAATACAAGCCCTTTGCTTAAAGCATTGCCGCTGGGTGTTGGGCGTTGCTGCCGACAAAGACTTGCGTGCGCTCATTGCCTGCCTGCCTTCGGTGGGCGTCTCTTATTACTGCTGTGCTGCTGCTTCGCCGCGTGCGTTGTCGGCAGCACAACTGACTGCTTCTTTGAAAGAGGCGGGCTTGCATGCGCAGGCATACAATTCGGTAAAAGAGGCTTTTGAAGCAGCGCTGCGCGACTGCGAAGAAGGTGAGGGCGTAGTGGTGGCAGGCAGTCACTTTGTTTTGGCAGAATTGCCCGAAGAGCTCTTTGAATGA
- a CDS encoding DNA-methyltransferase, translating into MKKSKGTETSSFGTSGRINHDSSKFYNSKLYKELVDKKEVSKVENKLPPELENKFILGSAENMKELPDNSVHLMITSPPYNVSKEYDQDLSLKEYLQLLENSFKETYRVLVNGGRACINVANLGRKPYIPLSDYISQMMINIGFKMRGEIIWNKAASASPSTAWGSWQSAANPILRDVHEYILVFSKGDYKREKGDKSDTITKEQFIEWTKSIWAMNAESAKRIGHPAPFPEELPYRLIQLYSFKGDVILDPFMGSGTTAIAAVKSERKFVGYEISQEYIELAQKRLEPYIKQKSLDF; encoded by the coding sequence ATGAAAAAATCAAAAGGAACAGAAACCAGCTCTTTTGGAACAAGTGGAAGAATCAACCACGATAGCTCAAAGTTTTACAATTCTAAACTCTACAAAGAGCTCGTGGACAAAAAAGAAGTTAGCAAGGTTGAAAACAAATTACCACCGGAATTAGAAAATAAGTTTATTCTTGGTTCTGCAGAAAACATGAAAGAGTTGCCTGATAACTCTGTGCACTTAATGATAACATCGCCTCCGTATAATGTTTCGAAAGAGTATGACCAAGACTTATCGTTAAAAGAATATTTACAACTTTTAGAAAACTCATTTAAAGAAACTTACAGAGTTTTGGTCAATGGCGGTCGTGCTTGCATCAATGTTGCTAACCTTGGTAGAAAGCCATATATACCTCTTTCCGACTATATTTCCCAGATGATGATAAATATTGGTTTTAAGATGCGTGGCGAAATTATCTGGAACAAAGCTGCAAGTGCCAGTCCATCCACAGCTTGGGGCAGCTGGCAAAGTGCTGCAAATCCAATTTTAAGAGATGTCCATGAATACATTTTAGTTTTCTCAAAAGGCGACTATAAAAGAGAAAAAGGTGATAAGTCAGACACTATAACCAAAGAACAATTCATCGAATGGACAAAGTCTATTTGGGCAATGAATGCTGAAAGCGCAAAGCGAATCGGACACCCGGCACCTTTTCCTGAAGAATTACCATACAGACTAATTCAGCTTTATTCATTCAAAGGTGATGTGATACTTGACCCGTTTATGGGTAGCGGTACAACTGCGATTGCAGCCGTAAAATCAGAAAGAAAATTTGTTGGATACGAGATTTCTCAAGAATACATTGAGCTCGCTCAAAAGCGATTAGAACCATACATTAAACAAAAATCTTTAGATTTTTAG
- a CDS encoding M3 family oligoendopeptidase, whose amino-acid sequence MASFVDNTDIRSAADIIPYYEELLKRPINDLEGLKRWFRHRDELEAQIAESLGWTYIRYTCNTADPEAKRAFEHFVEEIQPVSLRYTQKLNRKAFDSPFVNLLAQEPGYHIYLKRLRKQIDLFQEKNIPLITRVQVLQQEYSKIAGAMTVSIDGKELTLQQAQDLLFDPNRNKREEAYVKIAERRLKDCKELNELLDELIALRHQIATQAGYANYRDYIWDELCRFDYTPSDCLQMHRAVAQHAVPLLDDLANERQRQMGVRTLKPWDWKTDPLGRPPLYPFSDEKDLIEKTKVCLEQIHPFFAECLNRLHEAGRLDLSSRKNKAPGGYNYPLPVSNLPFIFMNASGSLRDVTTLLHEMGHAVHSILMADLPLAAFKEVPSEVAELASMSMELITMPAWEAYLPQQEELQRAYAFQKQEIIETLPWVACIDAFQHWLYTNPKHNHEQRRKAWHDIYSRFHDKLTDWHDLEEYHDYLWQKQLHIYEVPFYYIEYGIAQLGALALWQNYRKAPATTLQSYLDALKIGYTHSIPDIYATAGIRFDFSEAYIQKTLQAVEEI is encoded by the coding sequence ATGGCTTCATTTGTGGACAATACAGACATCCGCTCTGCTGCCGACATCATTCCCTACTATGAAGAGTTGCTCAAGCGCCCCATCAACGACCTTGAAGGTCTGAAACGATGGTTCAGGCATCGCGACGAGCTGGAAGCTCAAATCGCCGAAAGTTTGGGATGGACATACATACGCTACACCTGCAACACCGCCGACCCAGAAGCTAAACGGGCTTTTGAGCACTTTGTAGAAGAAATACAGCCTGTCAGCTTACGCTATACCCAAAAGCTTAACCGTAAGGCTTTCGACTCGCCTTTTGTGAACCTGCTGGCGCAAGAGCCCGGCTATCATATTTACCTCAAGCGCCTGCGCAAACAAATAGACCTCTTTCAAGAAAAAAACATACCACTCATCACGAGAGTACAGGTGCTGCAGCAGGAATACAGCAAAATAGCCGGTGCCATGACCGTGTCTATCGATGGCAAGGAGCTCACTTTGCAACAAGCCCAAGATTTGTTGTTTGACCCCAACCGCAACAAGCGCGAAGAAGCTTATGTGAAAATTGCCGAGAGGCGCCTAAAAGACTGTAAAGAACTGAACGAACTGCTGGATGAGCTCATCGCCCTGCGCCACCAGATAGCTACTCAAGCCGGCTATGCCAACTACCGAGACTACATCTGGGATGAGCTCTGCCGCTTCGATTATACCCCCAGCGACTGCCTGCAGATGCACCGGGCAGTAGCGCAGCATGCAGTGCCTCTCCTCGATGACTTAGCCAATGAGCGTCAGCGACAAATGGGCGTGCGCACCCTGAAACCTTGGGACTGGAAAACTGACCCCTTGGGGCGCCCCCCTCTGTATCCGTTTAGCGATGAGAAAGACTTGATTGAAAAAACCAAAGTCTGCCTCGAACAAATACATCCTTTCTTTGCCGAATGCCTGAACAGGCTCCATGAAGCTGGGCGCTTAGACCTCTCTTCCCGAAAAAACAAAGCCCCCGGCGGCTACAACTATCCACTGCCTGTGTCGAATTTACCTTTCATCTTTATGAATGCCAGCGGCAGCCTGCGCGATGTTACCACGCTGCTTCATGAGATGGGGCATGCCGTGCATTCCATCTTAATGGCAGACCTCCCCTTGGCTGCCTTCAAAGAAGTACCCTCCGAAGTGGCAGAGCTGGCATCTATGAGCATGGAACTGATTACCATGCCTGCATGGGAAGCGTACCTTCCGCAGCAAGAAGAACTCCAGCGTGCCTATGCTTTTCAAAAACAGGAAATCATAGAAACACTGCCATGGGTTGCCTGCATCGATGCCTTTCAGCACTGGCTTTACACCAACCCCAAACACAATCATGAACAGCGGCGCAAAGCATGGCACGACATATACAGCCGCTTTCACGATAAGCTCACCGACTGGCACGACCTCGAAGAATATCACGACTACTTATGGCAGAAACAGCTGCATATTTATGAAGTTCCTTTCTACTACATAGAATACGGCATTGCGCAACTGGGAGCTTTGGCTTTGTGGCAAAACTACCGCAAAGCGCCCGCCACTACCTTGCAAAGCTATCTCGACGCCTTGAAAATAGGCTACACCCACTCCATCCCAGATATTTATGCCACGGCAGGTATTCGCTTCGACTTCTCCGAAGCATACATACAAAAAACATTGCAAGCAGTCGAAGAGATTTAA
- a CDS encoding sugar phosphate nucleotidyltransferase, with amino-acid sequence MKVVIPVAGIGSRLRPHTHTQPKSLVPVAGKPLLGHIIDSLLEQGLQDFVFIIGYLGDKVELFIRENYEGKLNMTFVVQEPREGLAHALWVAKEQLINEEQILVVLGDTIAHLNWKALLSMRTSAVGVKKVSQPVLFGIAETDPNGRILRLEEKPKIPKSNLALVGIYKLNNLPRLFDSIRYLIDNQLKNRGEYHLTDALQRMIEQGEEIYALPVRHWYDCGKKETILEANAILLNQSKYKTDLPHFPNTIIIPPVSIGQNCKISNSIIGPNVAIGNDAIVHSSIISNSIIGSFSHLDYVVLHDSIIGNDSALKGLRQSLNIGDNTEINFQ; translated from the coding sequence ATGAAAGTAGTGATACCTGTAGCGGGCATAGGCTCGCGGCTTCGTCCACACACCCACACTCAACCAAAATCTTTGGTGCCGGTTGCTGGCAAACCTCTACTCGGGCACATCATCGACAGCCTGCTGGAACAAGGACTGCAAGACTTCGTCTTTATCATAGGCTACTTGGGCGACAAGGTGGAATTATTTATTCGAGAAAACTATGAAGGGAAACTAAATATGACTTTCGTGGTGCAAGAACCACGCGAAGGGCTTGCCCATGCCTTATGGGTAGCCAAAGAGCAGCTAATCAATGAAGAGCAAATATTGGTAGTACTGGGAGACACCATCGCCCACCTCAACTGGAAAGCCCTGCTGAGCATGCGCACTTCTGCCGTGGGCGTAAAGAAGGTATCGCAGCCTGTCTTGTTCGGCATTGCCGAAACCGACCCCAACGGGCGCATTCTTCGGTTAGAAGAGAAACCCAAAATACCCAAATCTAACTTAGCACTGGTGGGTATTTACAAACTCAACAACCTCCCCCGCCTCTTCGATTCGATTCGATATTTAATAGACAACCAACTTAAGAATCGTGGGGAATATCACCTGACCGACGCACTACAACGTATGATAGAGCAAGGCGAAGAGATTTATGCCCTGCCTGTACGGCACTGGTACGACTGCGGCAAAAAGGAAACCATTCTCGAAGCCAACGCCATCTTGCTGAACCAAAGTAAATACAAGACAGACTTGCCACATTTTCCCAATACTATCATCATTCCGCCCGTAAGTATTGGACAGAACTGCAAAATCAGCAATTCCATCATCGGACCCAACGTAGCCATCGGCAACGATGCCATCGTGCATTCGTCCATTATTTCCAACTCTATCATTGGCTCTTTCAGTCATCTGGACTATGTAGTTTTGCATGACTCTATCATCGGCAACGACAGCGCCCTCAAAGGGCTACGCCAAAGCCTCAATATAGGCGACAATACCGAAATTAATTTTCAATAA
- a CDS encoding methylmalonyl-CoA mutase family protein, translating to METKPYKPQNHVRLVTAASLFDGHDAAINLMRRIMQASGAEVIHLGHNRSVQEIVECAIQEDVQGIAVTSYQGGHMEFFQYMYDLLKEREVNIKIFGGGGGTILPSEIEELHRYGIARIYHPDDGRAMGLQGMINDVLRKSDFPTYIPKAKRQQLATAGGAETEEHDDPSARFQDLEYLVENVETKDARVIARLITVAENAPEDYSQIQESIRRKAAQKKIPVLGITGTGGAGKSSLVDELVRRYLLDFEEHTIAIISVDPSKKKSGGALLGDRIRMNSIHNPRVYMRSMATRQANLALSQHVQHAIDICKAAGYDLVIVETSGIGQSDTEIVDHSDVSLYVMTSEYGAATQLEKIDMLEFADVIAINKFDKPGSLDALRDVRKQYKRNHMLFDVPDEELPIYGTIASQFNDPGTNVLYRKLMDKIVEKTGAEHLRSDFEITEGMSKKVYIIPPDRVRYLAEICETSERYDRFVQEQSEIARRMYQLKGTIEQLRANIGKKVIEVEENEGVVQAIQYEQGEPEYLKDLIEMYRELEGKLDPECKRLLQEWPEMVKLYQADKYQFRVRDKVIEQDLYTTSLAGTRIPKVALPKYKDWGDILKWLLTENVPGFFPYTSGVFPLKRTGELPTRMFAGEGGPERTNKRFHFLCEGMPAHRLSTAFDSVTLYGEDPDYRPDIYGKIGNSGVSVATLDDAKKLYSGFNLADPKTSVSMTINGPAPMMLAFFMNTAIDQQCELYIKQHGLEEEVQKKIDDIYRKKGVPRPYYNGKLPDGHDGLGLMLLGVSGDEVLPREVYEKIKADTLSKVRGTVQADILKEDQAQNTCIFSTEFALRMMGDIQQYFIDHRVRNFYSVSISGYHIAEAGANPITQLALTLSNAFTYVEYYLSRGMHIDDFAPNLSFFFSNGMDPEYSVLGRVARRIWAKAIKYKYGGNERSQKLKYHIQTSGRSLHAQEIAFNDIRTTLQALYAIYDNCNSLHTNAYDEAITTPTEESVRRAVAIQLIINLELGLAKNENPLQGSFIIEQLTDLVEQAVLKEFVSISERGGVLGAMERMYQRAKIQEESMHYEMKKHSGELPIVGVNTFLDPEGSPTDIPDKVVRASKEEKEFAISSLRAFHERNQEVAPQALKMLQDTAVENRNIFEALMEAAKVCSLGQMTHALYEVGGQYRRNM from the coding sequence GTGGAAACCAAACCCTATAAACCGCAAAATCACGTGCGTTTAGTAACGGCGGCATCCCTTTTCGACGGGCACGATGCTGCCATCAACCTCATGCGCCGCATCATGCAGGCGTCGGGAGCAGAGGTCATTCACTTGGGACACAACCGCTCGGTGCAGGAAATCGTGGAGTGTGCCATCCAAGAAGATGTGCAGGGCATTGCCGTCACCTCTTACCAAGGCGGGCACATGGAGTTCTTTCAGTATATGTACGACCTGCTCAAAGAGCGTGAAGTAAATATCAAGATTTTTGGCGGAGGGGGAGGCACCATTCTGCCTTCGGAAATAGAAGAGCTGCACCGCTATGGCATCGCGCGCATCTACCACCCCGATGACGGGCGCGCCATGGGGCTGCAAGGCATGATTAACGATGTGCTCAGAAAATCTGATTTCCCTACCTATATACCTAAAGCTAAACGCCAGCAATTGGCAACTGCCGGTGGCGCTGAGACCGAAGAACATGACGACCCTTCGGCACGTTTTCAAGACTTGGAATATTTGGTAGAAAACGTAGAAACCAAAGATGCTCGGGTAATTGCCCGCCTGATTACCGTGGCAGAAAATGCCCCTGAAGATTACAGCCAGATACAAGAAAGCATACGGCGGAAAGCGGCTCAAAAGAAAATACCTGTTTTGGGTATTACGGGTACAGGCGGAGCCGGTAAATCCTCTTTGGTGGATGAGCTGGTGCGCCGTTATCTGCTCGACTTTGAAGAGCACACCATTGCCATCATTTCGGTGGACCCCTCTAAGAAAAAGAGCGGCGGCGCTTTGTTGGGCGACCGCATCCGCATGAATTCCATCCACAACCCACGTGTGTATATGCGTTCGATGGCTACCCGTCAAGCCAATTTGGCGCTTAGTCAACACGTGCAGCATGCCATCGACATATGCAAGGCGGCGGGCTACGATTTGGTGATAGTAGAGACCTCAGGCATCGGGCAGTCCGACACCGAAATAGTAGACCATTCCGATGTCTCTTTGTATGTAATGACTTCTGAATATGGGGCAGCCACGCAGCTTGAAAAAATAGACATGCTCGAGTTCGCCGATGTGATTGCCATCAACAAATTCGACAAGCCCGGCTCGCTCGATGCCTTGCGCGATGTGCGCAAGCAATACAAGCGCAACCATATGCTTTTTGATGTGCCCGACGAGGAGTTGCCCATTTATGGTACCATTGCTTCGCAGTTCAACGACCCCGGTACGAACGTGTTGTATCGCAAACTGATGGATAAGATAGTAGAAAAAACGGGGGCAGAGCATCTGCGTTCCGATTTCGAGATAACCGAAGGCATGTCGAAGAAGGTGTACATCATACCGCCCGACCGCGTGCGTTACCTTGCCGAGATATGCGAAACCAGCGAGCGCTATGACCGTTTCGTACAAGAGCAGTCGGAAATAGCCCGCCGCATGTACCAGCTGAAAGGCACCATAGAGCAGTTGCGTGCCAATATAGGCAAGAAGGTCATAGAGGTAGAAGAAAACGAGGGCGTGGTGCAGGCAATACAATACGAACAAGGAGAGCCCGAATACCTGAAAGATTTGATAGAGATGTACCGGGAGTTGGAAGGAAAGCTGGACCCCGAGTGCAAGCGTCTGCTGCAAGAGTGGCCCGAAATGGTGAAGCTTTATCAAGCAGACAAATACCAATTCCGGGTACGTGACAAAGTCATAGAACAAGACCTTTATACTACTTCTCTGGCGGGCACACGCATACCCAAAGTGGCTTTGCCCAAATACAAGGATTGGGGCGACATCCTCAAGTGGCTGCTTACCGAAAATGTTCCGGGTTTCTTCCCTTACACGTCAGGAGTATTTCCGCTCAAGCGCACCGGCGAGTTGCCTACCCGCATGTTTGCCGGCGAAGGAGGACCTGAACGCACCAATAAGCGCTTCCATTTCTTGTGTGAGGGCATGCCAGCACACCGCCTCTCTACCGCCTTCGACAGTGTAACGCTTTACGGCGAAGACCCCGACTATCGCCCCGACATTTACGGCAAGATAGGCAACTCGGGAGTGAGTGTGGCTACCCTCGACGACGCCAAGAAACTCTATTCGGGTTTCAATCTGGCAGACCCCAAAACCTCCGTCTCGATGACCATCAACGGACCGGCACCCATGATGCTGGCTTTCTTTATGAATACAGCCATCGACCAGCAGTGCGAACTGTATATCAAACAACACGGTTTGGAAGAGGAGGTGCAAAAGAAAATAGATGATATTTATCGCAAGAAAGGAGTGCCGCGCCCTTATTACAACGGTAAATTGCCCGATGGGCATGACGGTTTGGGTTTGATGCTGTTGGGTGTAAGCGGCGATGAGGTGCTGCCGCGTGAAGTGTATGAAAAAATCAAAGCAGATACACTTTCGAAAGTGCGGGGCACTGTGCAAGCCGACATTCTCAAAGAAGACCAAGCACAAAACACCTGTATTTTTTCTACCGAATTTGCCCTGCGCATGATGGGCGATATCCAACAGTACTTTATTGACCACCGAGTGCGCAACTTCTACTCGGTATCCATTAGCGGCTACCATATTGCGGAGGCAGGTGCCAACCCCATCACTCAGCTGGCGCTGACCCTTTCCAATGCTTTTACTTATGTGGAGTATTACCTCAGCCGCGGCATGCACATCGACGACTTTGCACCTAACCTCTCTTTCTTCTTCTCGAACGGTATGGACCCCGAGTATTCCGTTTTGGGACGGGTGGCGCGCCGCATCTGGGCAAAAGCCATCAAGTACAAATACGGAGGCAACGAGCGCAGTCAAAAGTTGAAATATCATATTCAGACTTCGGGGCGCTCTTTGCACGCCCAAGAAATAGCCTTTAACGACATACGCACCACTTTGCAGGCGCTTTATGCCATTTACGACAACTGCAACTCGCTGCATACCAATGCCTATGATGAAGCCATTACCACACCTACGGAAGAAAGTGTGCGCCGGGCAGTGGCTATTCAGCTGATTATCAATCTTGAGTTGGGCTTGGCAAAAAACGAAAACCCCTTGCAAGGGTCTTTCATTATAGAGCAGCTCACCGATTTGGTGGAACAAGCCGTCTTGAAAGAGTTTGTATCTATTTCGGAGCGCGGCGGCGTGTTGGGCGCTATGGAACGCATGTATCAGCGTGCCAAGATACAGGAAGAGTCTATGCATTACGAAATGAAAAAACACAGCGGTGAGTTGCCCATCGTAGGAGTGAATACTTTCCTTGACCCTGAAGGCTCGCCTACGGACATCCCCGACAAAGTGGTGCGCGCAAGCAAGGAAGAGAAAGAATTCGCTATCAGCAGCTTGCGTGCCTTCCATGAGCGAAACCAAGAGGTTGCACCTCAAGCCCTGAAAATGCTGCAAGATACAGCTGTGGAAAACCGCAACATCTTCGAAGCATTGATGGAGGCTGCCAAAGTGTGTTCGCTGGGGCAGATGACTCATGCCCTCTATGAAGTGGGTGGGCAGTATCGCCGTAACATGTAA
- the rplU gene encoding 50S ribosomal protein L21: MYAIIEVAGQQFKVEKDRYIYVHRLPNAEGEELTIDRVLLVDDNGAVSVGAPTVEGAQVKAKVLEHLKGEKIIVFKKKRRKGYRRKKGHRQYLTKLQIVDIVK, encoded by the coding sequence ATGTACGCAATCATTGAAGTAGCGGGACAGCAATTCAAAGTAGAAAAAGACCGTTATATCTACGTGCACCGCTTGCCCAATGCCGAGGGCGAAGAGTTGACCATCGACCGGGTGCTGCTTGTAGATGATAACGGCGCTGTATCCGTAGGAGCCCCCACAGTAGAAGGCGCTCAGGTAAAAGCCAAAGTATTAGAACATTTGAAAGGCGAAAAAATCATCGTCTTCAAGAAAAAGCGTCGTAAAGGTTACAGACGCAAAAAAGGTCATCGTCAATATTTGACGAAACTGCAAATTGTAGATATTGTAAAATAA
- the rpmA gene encoding 50S ribosomal protein L27 produces MAHKKGVGSSKNGRESESKRLGVKIYGGQFAKAGNIIVRQRGTKHHPGQNVGMGKDHTLFALVDGIVHFKRKGFAQKSYVYVEPVSKNVN; encoded by the coding sequence ATGGCTCACAAGAAAGGTGTCGGTAGTTCGAAGAACGGTCGTGAATCAGAAAGCAAACGCTTGGGTGTGAAGATATATGGCGGTCAATTTGCTAAAGCTGGCAACATCATTGTGCGTCAGCGCGGCACCAAGCATCACCCGGGTCAAAACGTGGGCATGGGCAAAGACCATACCCTGTTTGCTTTGGTTGACGGCATCGTGCATTTCAAGCGCAAAGGCTTCGCCCAGAAGTCTTATGTATATGTGGAACCTGTTTCCAAAAATGTCAACTAA
- a CDS encoding TraR/DksA family transcriptional regulator, translating to MADQKEKTRYSPEELKEFEELILQKLRQAEAELEELKRSMMKLDDSGTSDTEGGNLNLLEDGSDTLEKESINQLAARQQKFINQLKMALVRIKNGTYGICVDTGKLIPKERLRIVPHTQHSIEAKLNKD from the coding sequence ATGGCTGATCAAAAGGAGAAAACACGCTACTCGCCTGAAGAATTGAAAGAGTTTGAAGAGCTGATTTTGCAAAAGCTGCGCCAGGCAGAGGCAGAATTGGAAGAGCTCAAGCGCTCGATGATGAAGTTAGACGATTCAGGCACCAGCGATACCGAAGGGGGCAATTTGAATCTGCTGGAAGATGGCTCCGATACTTTGGAAAAAGAGAGCATCAACCAGTTGGCAGCCCGCCAACAAAAGTTCATCAATCAATTGAAAATGGCATTGGTGCGTATCAAAAATGGTACATATGGCATTTGTGTCGATACGGGCAAGCTAATTCCCAAAGAAAGGCTGCGCATTGTGCCTCATACGCAGCACTCTATTGAAGCCAAACTGAACAAAGACTAA